One part of the Rhodococcus oxybenzonivorans genome encodes these proteins:
- a CDS encoding aminoacyl--tRNA ligase-related protein, whose amino-acid sequence MRLRFTPKLDLQVQDERGREETTATVQLDFNQPQRFGLTYVGADGGEHRPVMIHRGTVGSMERVTAALLERYAGRLPFWTFSS is encoded by the coding sequence GTGAGGCTGCGTTTTACGCCCAAACTCGATCTACAGGTTCAGGACGAACGCGGCCGTGAGGAAACCACTGCCACCGTGCAACTCGACTTCAATCAGCCCCAACGATTCGGTCTCACCTATGTCGGCGCAGACGGCGGCGAACACCGCCCCGTCATGATCCACCGAGGAACGGTTGGGTCGATGGAGCGCGTCACTGCAGCACTGCTCGAACGGTATGCAGGCCGCCTCCCGTTCTGGACATTCTCGAGCTGA
- a CDS encoding alpha/beta hydrolase — protein sequence MSNLHPQVLELLASLSTNPPAQPWEVSIAAYRAVGEKLIGLAGDLNPHCDVRDLEIPLRGRVVKARSYSPKGATTAMPGVVYFHGGGFVRGGLESHDRLCRELSVQGALRVISVAYRLAPENTYPSAHADAIESFCWVADRSDELRIDGEALAVAGDSSGGMLAAATAAILSARTYGASVKAQGLLCPVLDLTSSSDSVNRYGSAPLLSRAALEWCIDQYVPDVGLRESPEVSPLFSTNLNNAPPALIVNAEIDPVSDDASRYASKLQASGVAVVQREYAGMPHSFFLLAGVVDEGKRAITGFAEGLSRLLR from the coding sequence ATGAGTAATCTGCACCCTCAGGTACTCGAGTTGCTGGCATCCCTGTCAACGAACCCGCCGGCGCAGCCGTGGGAAGTATCCATCGCCGCTTACAGGGCGGTCGGCGAAAAGTTGATCGGCTTGGCGGGTGATCTCAATCCACATTGCGATGTGAGGGACTTAGAGATTCCCCTCCGCGGAAGGGTAGTGAAGGCCCGGAGTTACTCTCCGAAAGGCGCAACCACAGCAATGCCGGGTGTCGTGTACTTCCACGGTGGCGGTTTCGTCAGGGGCGGCCTCGAGTCTCATGACCGACTGTGTCGCGAGTTGAGCGTCCAGGGCGCTCTCCGCGTGATCTCGGTGGCGTATCGCCTTGCGCCCGAAAACACCTATCCAAGCGCTCACGCAGATGCGATCGAATCTTTTTGCTGGGTAGCCGATCGTTCTGACGAGCTGAGAATTGATGGCGAGGCGCTGGCCGTTGCTGGAGACTCCTCTGGGGGGATGCTCGCTGCGGCGACCGCAGCGATTCTCAGTGCACGTACTTACGGTGCATCGGTCAAGGCGCAGGGGCTTCTGTGCCCAGTGCTGGATCTGACCTCGAGTAGTGACTCTGTGAACCGATACGGGTCGGCGCCTCTTCTTTCGCGTGCCGCACTCGAATGGTGTATCGATCAGTACGTGCCCGACGTGGGGCTTCGGGAGTCGCCGGAAGTCTCGCCGTTGTTCAGTACGAATCTGAACAACGCCCCGCCTGCGCTCATCGTCAACGCAGAGATTGACCCAGTCTCAGATGATGCCAGTCGATATGCATCTAAATTGCAGGCTTCGGGCGTTGCAGTCGTCCAGCGCGAGTATGCGGGCATGCCTCACAGCTTCTTTCTACTAGCCGGCGTGGTGGATGAGGGAAAGCGTGCTATTACTGGCTTCGCGGAAGGGTTGTCTAGGTTGCTGCGCTAG
- a CDS encoding cupin domain-containing protein has protein sequence MTGDFMTGVDFWIHATGETTNGQLIIIETNWVRGTEPVWHIHHREEEGFFVMDGEIKIHTEAGSYNAGAGQFVWGRKDQRHTYEVVGEEARILVIFVPGPESSGFEPGGGIDKYFYEARDRELRTPEQLAAEVENLKTNYGLEMFPELPHPRDAKA, from the coding sequence ATGACCGGCGACTTCATGACCGGTGTGGATTTCTGGATTCATGCGACCGGTGAAACCACCAATGGTCAGCTGATCATCATCGAGACCAACTGGGTCCGCGGAACCGAGCCGGTCTGGCACATCCATCACCGCGAAGAGGAAGGCTTCTTCGTGATGGACGGTGAAATCAAGATCCACACCGAAGCCGGGTCCTACAATGCAGGAGCAGGTCAATTCGTGTGGGGGCGTAAGGATCAGCGGCATACCTACGAGGTAGTCGGAGAAGAGGCGAGGATTCTTGTGATCTTCGTTCCGGGTCCCGAGAGCAGCGGATTCGAACCTGGCGGCGGCATCGACAAGTACTTCTACGAAGCGCGCGATCGCGAATTGCGCACTCCGGAACAGCTAGCCGCAGAGGTTGAGAATCTCAAGACGAACTATGGCTTGGAGATGTTCCCAGAGTTGCCGCACCCCCGGGACGCCAAAGCTTAA
- a CDS encoding CoA-acylating methylmalonate-semialdehyde dehydrogenase gives MTTNDVHLATVPHWIAGAPSGSTNGRRSEVVDPATGHVLRLVELGGAAVVDAAVTSARSAAGAWASTPAPVRATTLHRFRALMLEHSEELASIITSEQGKTLADARGEVARSVEAVEVAISVVQHLKGEYAEQVSRGVDTYSFRQPLGVCAGITPFNFPIMVPVSMFAAAIACGNSFVLKPSERVPSASVRLAQLLAEAELPDGVFNVVHGGVDAVNALIEHPDVAAISFVGSTPVAREIYSRSAAAGKKVQALGGANNHMVVMPDADLDAAADALASAAYGAAGQRCMAVPIAVAVGEVADELVAKTAERATAFRTGPGNVEGTDMGPLISEVAIERVRGALEAAPSQGANVVVDGRVNLTSEAGYFIGPSLVDNVSVDSDLYQKEVFGPILSVVRVDDLDEALRIVNASPYGNGATIFTASGVAGRRFAHSVQAGSVGINVPIPVPISWFGFGGWGDSRFGDDGLNYDAYRFYTKSKVVTQRWTEPRMGVSPHFVAARHQ, from the coding sequence GTGACTACAAACGATGTCCATCTTGCAACGGTGCCGCACTGGATCGCTGGCGCCCCCTCCGGCTCGACGAACGGGCGGAGGTCGGAGGTTGTCGATCCAGCCACGGGTCACGTACTGAGGCTTGTTGAGCTGGGAGGCGCTGCTGTCGTCGACGCGGCTGTCACCAGCGCCCGAAGCGCTGCGGGGGCCTGGGCTTCGACCCCGGCCCCCGTCCGCGCGACCACTCTCCACCGCTTCCGCGCCCTGATGCTTGAACACAGTGAAGAGCTTGCATCGATCATCACCTCGGAGCAGGGGAAAACCCTCGCAGACGCGAGAGGGGAGGTCGCCCGTTCTGTCGAAGCTGTCGAAGTTGCGATATCTGTAGTACAGCACCTCAAAGGTGAGTACGCAGAACAGGTCTCCAGAGGAGTCGACACATACTCGTTCCGCCAGCCGCTCGGAGTGTGTGCTGGTATCACCCCATTCAACTTCCCCATCATGGTGCCGGTGTCAATGTTCGCGGCTGCGATCGCCTGCGGTAACTCGTTCGTGCTCAAACCGAGCGAGAGGGTGCCATCCGCCTCGGTGCGGCTAGCGCAACTGCTCGCCGAAGCCGAGCTACCCGACGGTGTCTTCAACGTCGTGCACGGTGGCGTTGACGCGGTGAACGCGTTGATCGAACACCCGGACGTCGCTGCCATTTCCTTTGTGGGCTCCACGCCGGTTGCGCGTGAGATCTACAGCCGATCCGCCGCTGCCGGCAAGAAGGTTCAGGCACTGGGTGGAGCGAACAACCATATGGTCGTCATGCCTGACGCCGACCTGGACGCAGCGGCGGACGCGCTGGCGTCGGCTGCATACGGCGCCGCCGGTCAGCGATGCATGGCCGTGCCCATCGCGGTAGCGGTGGGAGAAGTCGCGGACGAGCTAGTTGCCAAGACCGCTGAGCGGGCCACAGCCTTCCGTACCGGACCGGGGAATGTGGAAGGCACCGACATGGGGCCGCTCATCTCAGAGGTCGCCATCGAACGAGTCAGAGGTGCGTTGGAGGCGGCACCTAGCCAAGGCGCAAATGTCGTCGTAGACGGCCGTGTCAACCTAACGTCCGAGGCCGGCTATTTTATCGGCCCGAGCTTAGTCGACAACGTAAGCGTCGACAGCGACCTCTATCAGAAGGAGGTGTTCGGACCGATTCTGAGTGTGGTGCGCGTCGATGATCTCGACGAAGCACTTCGCATTGTGAACGCCAGCCCATATGGCAATGGTGCGACCATCTTCACCGCAAGTGGAGTGGCCGGTCGCCGGTTCGCTCACAGCGTCCAGGCCGGAAGCGTTGGGATCAACGTTCCCATTCCAGTTCCGATCTCTTGGTTCGGATTCGGAGGTTGGGGCGACTCGCGATTTGGCGATGACGGCCTCAACTACGATGCATATCGCTTCTACACCAAGTCCAAGGTGGTCACCCAACGTTGGACTGAACCCCGAATGGGCGTGTCTCCTCATTTCGTCGCCGCGAGGCATCAATGA
- a CDS encoding mycofactocin-coupled SDR family oxidoreductase, which produces MGRMDGKVALVTGAARGMGRAHAIRLAEEGANILAIDCPPDTGLPYPTGSADDLQITVKEVEALGRRIIAHEGDVRKQSSLDKLVADGVKAFGGLDVAVANAGIWTVHPFHDIPEDEFTAVLDVNITGVWRTLKAVSPAIKERGGGSIIVTSSGNGVEGSPHYAHYVASKHGVIGLAKSAALEFGQYGIRVNILLPGPTDTPALDWQGGYDLCAGKGPGQGVKEDLEGAKYWSTLRDVGLLPPRAMSEAVLWLASDESRWTTGLEMHVDGGHMLMPGLNMAKMAADQPQ; this is translated from the coding sequence ATGGGACGCATGGACGGAAAGGTCGCCCTGGTAACAGGTGCGGCACGTGGAATGGGACGGGCGCACGCAATCCGGCTCGCTGAGGAGGGCGCCAATATCCTCGCCATCGACTGTCCGCCGGACACCGGGCTCCCGTACCCGACCGGATCAGCTGATGACCTCCAGATCACAGTTAAAGAGGTAGAAGCACTGGGACGACGAATCATTGCACACGAGGGAGATGTCCGGAAGCAGTCGTCGCTCGACAAACTGGTTGCTGATGGCGTCAAGGCATTCGGTGGTCTGGACGTTGCGGTCGCCAACGCCGGGATCTGGACCGTACACCCGTTCCACGATATCCCTGAAGACGAGTTCACAGCTGTTCTGGACGTCAATATCACCGGAGTGTGGCGCACCTTGAAGGCAGTGTCGCCGGCGATCAAGGAACGGGGCGGCGGTTCAATCATCGTTACCTCTTCCGGCAACGGCGTGGAGGGATCACCCCATTACGCCCACTATGTCGCGTCGAAGCACGGCGTTATAGGGCTGGCGAAAAGCGCTGCGCTCGAGTTCGGTCAGTACGGAATTCGAGTCAATATCTTGCTCCCAGGGCCGACTGATACTCCAGCCCTCGACTGGCAGGGCGGATATGATCTCTGTGCAGGTAAAGGGCCCGGTCAGGGTGTGAAAGAAGACCTTGAAGGCGCGAAGTACTGGTCTACCCTTCGCGATGTCGGGTTGCTCCCACCACGGGCCATGAGCGAAGCGGTGCTTTGGCTCGCGTCCGACGAGTCTCGTTGGACAACCGGACTCGAGATGCACGTTGACGGTGGCCATATGCTTATGCCAGGACTGAATATGGCAAAGATGGCCGCCGATCAACCGCAGTAA
- a CDS encoding TetR/AcrR family transcriptional regulator: protein MATSFSNGLNASEPRTGRRNLKGDMREQAILEGAYEILRTEPLRNVSIDDLAKRAGLSRSSFYFYFESKWQVLSALLSSVTADVFTASSMIFERPPGISPEAAIEHAVSEVMVVWERHGHVLREVGDAAAAEPTLQAQWDKILGRFIDAAAAAIERDRATGVAIDGPPARSLAAALMWMGERNLGLMSMRSENAIRTEDMVETVTTVWLRTVFGLEWRGRSKSD from the coding sequence ATGGCGACTTCGTTCTCAAACGGTCTCAACGCATCCGAACCTCGGACTGGTAGGCGCAATCTCAAGGGTGACATGCGCGAGCAAGCAATCCTCGAGGGTGCTTACGAGATTCTGCGCACCGAGCCGTTACGAAACGTGTCGATCGACGACCTTGCCAAGAGGGCGGGGTTGTCGCGTTCATCCTTCTATTTCTATTTCGAATCTAAATGGCAGGTTCTCTCGGCGCTTCTATCGAGTGTGACTGCCGATGTGTTCACTGCATCATCGATGATCTTCGAGCGACCTCCTGGAATTTCTCCAGAGGCTGCCATTGAGCATGCAGTGTCGGAGGTCATGGTCGTGTGGGAGCGGCATGGACATGTACTCCGCGAGGTCGGTGATGCAGCGGCGGCCGAACCCACTTTGCAGGCCCAGTGGGACAAAATACTGGGTCGCTTTATCGATGCCGCGGCCGCTGCGATCGAGCGCGACAGAGCTACGGGTGTGGCTATTGATGGGCCACCGGCTCGTTCACTGGCGGCAGCGCTAATGTGGATGGGCGAACGAAACCTGGGACTTATGAGCATGCGAAGCGAGAATGCAATTCGCACCGAAGACATGGTTGAGACGGTCACCACAGTGTGGCTCAGAACGGTATTTGGTTTGGAATGGAGAGGCCGTTCGAAGAGCGATTAG
- a CDS encoding long-chain-fatty-acid--CoA ligase, which translates to MSSNLANNLVETARQLGDRPAIRLDETTLNYSEFHRAAAAVAGDLHSRGIRSGDRVGIVLPNVPAFPIIFYGILMAGAVAVPINPMLKDREITYYLEDSGMALIYGSRSRGELVAKAALAKKIPALLVDDRGPSDADLTGNPINEPVERSRDDTAVLLYTSGTTGSPKGAELTHENMSTNASTTAETLIRTGPNDVILGCLPLFHVFGLTCGLNAAVKSGALLTLIPKFDAESALRVLIRDEVTVLEGVPTMYSAMLNSPDADSAELSHLRCCIVGGAPMPVEVLKAFERKFECEIYEGYGLSETAPIACFNQPGYPRKAGTIGIPVRGCTLRLVDDDDNEIVGCDEAGEIQIRGENVMKGYWARPAATAEAISDGWFRTGDIATRDSDGYYSIVDRKKDIIIRGGYNVYPREVEEVLYEHPAVAEAAVIGIKHTHLGEQIGAAVSLKRGEQVEPSEIIEFVRARLAAYKYPRQIWFVPSLPKGPTGKILRRQVEPPAVVSQQLT; encoded by the coding sequence ATGTCATCAAATCTCGCAAACAATCTCGTCGAGACTGCTCGGCAACTAGGCGATCGACCCGCGATCCGGCTTGATGAAACCACCTTGAATTACTCAGAGTTCCACCGTGCCGCTGCGGCAGTGGCGGGCGACCTGCATTCGCGAGGTATTCGATCCGGCGATCGGGTCGGTATCGTACTGCCGAACGTCCCTGCGTTTCCGATCATCTTCTACGGGATTCTGATGGCGGGCGCCGTCGCAGTTCCGATCAACCCCATGCTCAAGGACCGGGAGATCACATATTACTTGGAAGACTCTGGGATGGCTCTCATCTATGGCTCGCGATCTCGCGGGGAGCTGGTTGCGAAAGCCGCACTAGCAAAGAAGATTCCCGCGCTCTTGGTCGACGACCGTGGTCCGAGTGACGCTGATCTGACCGGGAACCCGATCAATGAACCTGTGGAGCGTAGCCGCGACGACACCGCAGTTCTTCTCTATACCTCTGGGACGACGGGAAGTCCTAAGGGAGCGGAACTCACTCACGAGAATATGTCGACCAATGCTTCGACGACTGCCGAGACTCTGATTCGAACCGGGCCCAATGACGTCATCTTGGGGTGCCTGCCACTGTTCCACGTGTTCGGCCTAACCTGTGGACTGAATGCCGCGGTGAAGTCAGGAGCCCTCCTGACTCTGATCCCCAAGTTCGATGCGGAATCAGCCCTGCGTGTCCTGATTCGAGATGAGGTTACAGTCCTCGAAGGGGTCCCCACCATGTACTCCGCGATGCTCAACTCTCCTGACGCCGACTCCGCCGAGCTATCCCATCTCCGCTGCTGCATCGTAGGGGGAGCGCCGATGCCTGTCGAGGTCCTCAAAGCGTTCGAACGAAAGTTCGAATGCGAGATATACGAGGGGTACGGACTTTCTGAAACCGCACCCATTGCTTGCTTCAACCAACCCGGATACCCGCGCAAAGCTGGCACGATCGGGATTCCCGTGCGCGGATGCACGCTGCGACTAGTCGACGACGACGACAACGAAATTGTCGGCTGTGATGAGGCAGGAGAAATCCAAATCCGCGGTGAGAACGTGATGAAGGGATACTGGGCTCGTCCGGCTGCCACCGCGGAGGCCATAAGCGACGGCTGGTTCCGCACAGGAGACATCGCCACACGAGATAGCGATGGCTACTACAGCATCGTTGATCGAAAAAAGGACATCATTATTCGAGGTGGTTACAACGTGTACCCACGCGAAGTGGAAGAGGTTTTGTACGAGCATCCAGCTGTTGCCGAGGCAGCTGTTATAGGTATCAAACACACGCATCTCGGGGAACAAATCGGAGCTGCCGTATCACTCAAACGCGGAGAGCAGGTCGAGCCGTCTGAGATAATCGAGTTCGTTCGCGCCAGGCTCGCCGCGTACAAGTACCCCCGGCAGATTTGGTTTGTCCCCAGCCTCCCAAAAGGACCGACCGGCAAAATTCTTCGCAGGCAAGTTGAGCCGCCCGCCGTAGTCTCTCAACAGTTGACGTAG
- a CDS encoding protein kinase domain-containing protein, with protein MMEFDPFATRPDVAGSVVADLAAAGFVDAAEIGRGGFGVVYRCRQPALDRTVAVKVLTGDLDEDSRARFLREQRAAGRLTGHPNVVNVLQVGVTEHDRPYIVMPFYAPDSLDARIRRRGPLTLEEVLRVGVKIAGALEAAHGLGILHRDVKPANILLTDYGEPALTDFGIAHISGGFETTAGVVTGSPAFTAPEVIAGGAPSPAADVYGLGATVFAAATGHAAFERRSGEQMVAQFVRITTAPTPDPREHGIADDVSTVIEAAMAIDPAGRPSVGELGQQLRRLQHEHGFPVDDIAGRTFHDETDNSAPSHTPPTQPSHDDAPRAPHPGRTGALPLELTSFIDRREETAKVASLLSTARMVTLTGMGGVGKTRLALRVADRTQSRFADGVFLIELGELRDDSLVVNMVADALGLRDRAARPLLEVLTEFLAPHEVLLVLDNCEQVVDAVAKLSEALLRTSPGLRMLLTSREPIGISGEIALPIAPLAVPDADHLPRRLPGNDALALFAERGAAVMPGFEVTGDNKVTIARICQRLDGLPLAIELAAARLRAISPEEILQRLTDRYRFLTRGRRDAPSRQQTLRMCIDWSHDLCTPLEQLMWARLSMFAGSFELNAAEQIFGQDPTVDDFLDTVTFLVDKSILIREQSAPVARFRMLETVRDYGREKVRSGADYSELRIRYRNWYVQLSLDAEADWVGPRQLEWLTRLVAELPNLRQAHEYCLSEDPESGLGMAAALFPLWLSRGLLTEGRRWIDRLLALSPRTVGVDRAKAILWASVMAGVQGDLQASTILIHAGRTLADRSADPLLQAHIDLAEGYRALYGGDVDSAQVHFEAARPTYAAVPSALALHILLLQGLGFAYELLNHTERAIECYESALAVTEERGEAVHRSYLLWALAVVVWRHANTERAKDLLQQALRAARKVNERLVISMCLQALAWIAAEEGAFERAVVLTSAAENLSNAMESSPIFVSGLVQYRERYERDTRRELSEKEFAAAQRKGSKLGVESAVAYALGEQSPASYTPTTGQAGPTKREREVAELVAEGLTNREIASRLTISVRTAQGHIEHLLAKLGFTSRAQIAAWVVESRRTTP; from the coding sequence ATGATGGAGTTTGATCCCTTCGCTACCCGTCCGGATGTGGCCGGGTCGGTCGTCGCGGACTTGGCGGCGGCTGGGTTCGTCGACGCCGCGGAAATCGGCCGCGGGGGCTTCGGGGTCGTGTACCGCTGCCGGCAGCCCGCGCTCGATCGCACCGTGGCCGTGAAGGTGCTGACCGGGGACCTCGACGAGGACAGCCGTGCGCGATTTCTGCGTGAGCAGCGTGCCGCGGGCCGGCTGACCGGCCATCCCAACGTCGTCAACGTCCTGCAGGTCGGAGTCACCGAACACGACCGGCCGTACATTGTCATGCCCTTCTATGCCCCCGACTCTCTCGATGCACGCATCCGAAGACGGGGTCCGCTGACGCTGGAGGAGGTGCTGCGCGTGGGCGTCAAGATCGCCGGTGCCCTCGAAGCCGCGCACGGCCTCGGCATCCTCCATCGCGACGTCAAGCCGGCCAATATCTTGCTCACCGATTACGGTGAGCCCGCGTTGACCGACTTCGGTATTGCGCACATCTCGGGCGGGTTCGAAACCACCGCCGGAGTTGTGACCGGATCGCCGGCCTTTACAGCACCCGAGGTCATTGCCGGTGGCGCACCGAGTCCGGCCGCCGATGTGTACGGTCTGGGCGCGACCGTGTTCGCCGCCGCCACCGGGCATGCTGCGTTCGAGCGCCGGAGTGGTGAGCAAATGGTCGCCCAGTTCGTCCGGATCACCACCGCGCCGACGCCGGACCCGAGAGAGCACGGCATCGCCGACGATGTCAGCACCGTGATCGAGGCCGCGATGGCAATTGATCCTGCCGGTCGCCCATCCGTTGGGGAACTGGGCCAGCAGCTGCGGCGCCTGCAACACGAGCATGGCTTTCCGGTCGACGACATTGCCGGCCGCACGTTTCACGACGAAACCGACAACAGCGCCCCCAGTCACACGCCACCAACGCAACCATCCCACGATGATGCGCCGCGAGCCCCGCATCCGGGCCGCACCGGGGCGCTGCCGCTGGAGTTGACCAGCTTCATCGACCGTCGGGAGGAGACGGCGAAGGTCGCTAGCTTGCTGTCGACGGCCCGCATGGTGACCTTGACCGGGATGGGAGGGGTGGGCAAGACCCGACTGGCGCTGCGAGTCGCAGATCGAACGCAATCGCGTTTCGCTGATGGTGTGTTCCTGATCGAGCTGGGCGAGCTGCGCGACGACTCGCTTGTCGTCAACATGGTGGCGGATGCGCTGGGTCTCCGAGACCGAGCTGCGAGGCCACTTCTCGAGGTCCTCACGGAATTCCTTGCCCCGCACGAAGTGCTACTCGTTCTGGACAACTGCGAGCAGGTGGTCGACGCGGTCGCGAAACTCTCCGAAGCGCTGCTCCGCACCAGCCCAGGCCTGCGGATGCTGCTGACCAGCCGGGAGCCGATCGGTATCAGCGGCGAAATAGCGCTACCGATCGCCCCGCTTGCGGTACCCGACGCCGACCATCTGCCGAGACGGTTGCCCGGCAACGACGCGTTGGCACTGTTCGCCGAGCGGGGCGCCGCGGTCATGCCCGGCTTTGAGGTCACCGGCGACAACAAGGTGACCATCGCCCGGATATGCCAGCGCCTCGACGGCCTGCCGTTGGCGATCGAGCTGGCCGCGGCGCGACTTCGGGCGATCTCCCCGGAGGAGATTCTGCAGCGACTCACCGACCGCTACCGGTTCCTGACTCGCGGACGCAGAGACGCTCCGTCGCGGCAACAGACCCTGCGGATGTGCATCGACTGGAGCCATGACCTGTGCACACCCCTGGAACAACTGATGTGGGCTCGTCTGTCCATGTTCGCAGGTAGCTTCGAACTCAATGCGGCCGAGCAGATCTTCGGGCAGGACCCGACCGTTGACGATTTCCTGGACACCGTCACCTTTCTCGTCGACAAGTCGATTCTCATTCGAGAGCAGTCGGCTCCGGTCGCTCGGTTCCGGATGCTCGAGACGGTGCGCGACTACGGTCGGGAGAAGGTCCGTTCCGGCGCCGACTACTCCGAGCTGCGCATCCGATACAGAAATTGGTACGTGCAGCTGTCCCTGGACGCCGAGGCTGACTGGGTCGGCCCGCGGCAACTCGAGTGGCTGACACGATTGGTCGCCGAACTGCCGAATTTACGACAGGCACACGAATATTGTCTCTCCGAAGACCCCGAGTCCGGGCTTGGCATGGCCGCAGCGCTGTTCCCTCTCTGGCTATCGCGCGGTTTGTTGACCGAAGGACGGCGCTGGATCGATCGACTATTGGCTCTGTCGCCCCGCACCGTAGGCGTTGACCGCGCTAAAGCAATACTCTGGGCCAGCGTGATGGCGGGAGTGCAGGGCGACCTGCAGGCCTCGACTATCCTCATCCACGCCGGACGGACGCTCGCCGATCGATCGGCCGATCCTCTGCTGCAGGCGCACATCGACCTTGCCGAAGGTTACCGGGCCCTGTACGGCGGCGACGTCGACTCTGCACAAGTCCATTTCGAAGCCGCACGACCAACCTACGCCGCCGTGCCGAGTGCACTTGCCCTCCACATCCTCTTGTTGCAGGGTCTCGGGTTCGCGTACGAGTTGCTCAATCACACGGAGCGCGCCATCGAATGTTACGAGAGTGCACTCGCGGTCACCGAAGAGCGCGGTGAAGCAGTGCATCGGTCGTATTTGCTGTGGGCCCTGGCCGTGGTGGTGTGGCGACACGCCAATACGGAGCGGGCGAAGGACCTACTCCAACAGGCACTTCGCGCTGCTCGGAAAGTCAATGAGCGGCTCGTCATCAGCATGTGCCTACAGGCACTCGCGTGGATCGCGGCCGAGGAAGGTGCTTTCGAACGAGCCGTAGTGTTGACCTCAGCTGCAGAGAACCTGAGCAATGCCATGGAGAGTTCCCCGATCTTCGTCTCTGGGTTGGTCCAGTACCGCGAGAGATATGAACGGGATACACGGAGGGAGCTGAGCGAAAAGGAATTTGCCGCAGCTCAAAGAAAAGGGAGCAAGCTGGGAGTGGAGTCCGCGGTCGCCTACGCACTCGGTGAGCAAAGTCCGGCGTCATACACACCGACCACTGGACAGGCCGGACCGACTAAGCGGGAGCGTGAGGTCGCCGAGCTGGTCGCCGAGGGGTTGACCAATCGAGAGATAGCGTCCCGCTTGACGATATCTGTGCGTACCGCACAGGGGCACATCGAACACCTTCTTGCCAAGCTGGGCTTCACCTCGCGTGCCCAGATCGCTGCATGGGTAGTGGAATCACGGCGAACCACGCCCTGA
- a CDS encoding PEP/pyruvate-binding domain-containing protein: MTIDDPAPDDRDADARAVVPLAEASERCGAKARNLGVLLRAGFRVPNGFVIPDPLGNPGWEREIVAALRRLDPGPFAVRSSALAEDGVERSFAGQLATTLGLTTTAEVIEAVYRSASSGSSPEAVAYAARTDREAPTSAGVIVQVMARPAAAGVLFTRHPVTGAEQVVIEAVRGLGEAVVAGTVTPEAYLVDGAQVRVVRRRGAQLLTTAQALTLATLGRDIERLFGRPQDIEWAIDGDDIWVLQARPITTAGATAPPVRATPSEVVLTGVAASPGTGRRAGADHRQPRRLRTLS, translated from the coding sequence GTGACTATCGACGACCCTGCACCCGACGACCGCGACGCGGATGCTCGAGCGGTGGTCCCCCTCGCGGAAGCGTCGGAGCGTTGCGGTGCCAAGGCCCGCAACCTCGGCGTGCTGCTGCGTGCCGGATTCCGGGTGCCCAACGGATTCGTGATACCCGACCCGCTCGGAAATCCGGGGTGGGAGAGGGAGATCGTAGCCGCTCTCCGCCGTCTCGATCCGGGTCCGTTCGCCGTGCGCTCATCCGCCCTCGCGGAGGATGGCGTCGAGCGCTCCTTCGCGGGACAACTGGCCACGACGCTCGGGCTCACTACCACCGCCGAGGTGATTGAGGCGGTGTATCGCAGCGCCTCGTCGGGCTCCTCGCCCGAAGCGGTCGCCTACGCCGCGCGTACCGACCGGGAGGCTCCGACGTCGGCCGGGGTGATCGTGCAGGTGATGGCACGACCCGCGGCGGCCGGAGTTCTGTTCACCCGGCACCCGGTCACCGGGGCCGAGCAGGTGGTGATCGAGGCCGTACGGGGCTTGGGCGAGGCAGTCGTGGCCGGGACCGTCACTCCGGAGGCGTACCTGGTCGACGGTGCGCAGGTGCGGGTCGTGCGGCGTCGGGGCGCGCAGCTGCTGACCACTGCCCAGGCCCTCACCCTCGCGACTTTGGGACGCGATATCGAGAGACTGTTCGGGCGCCCGCAGGACATCGAGTGGGCGATCGACGGCGACGACATCTGGGTCCTGCAGGCCCGGCCGATCACGACCGCTGGCGCTACCGCACCGCCAGTGCGAGCAACACCCAGCGAGGTGGTACTGACCGGGGTCGCAGCCAGCCCGGGCACCGGCCGTCGGGCCGGCGCGGATCATCGACAGCCTCGACGACTTCGCACGCTTTCGTGA
- a CDS encoding PEP-utilizing enzyme, translating into MKTTCCLLAHAAIVAREFGIPAVLAAAGARTTLTEGGLVRVDGTHGRVGVVTENTGRN; encoded by the coding sequence GTGAAGACGACGTGCTGTCTGCTCGCGCACGCCGCGATCGTCGCCCGCGAATTCGGCATCCCGGCCGTCCTGGCGGCGGCGGGCGCCAGAACCACGCTGACGGAGGGCGGGCTGGTTCGCGTCGACGGAACCCACGGGCGCGTCGGTGTCGTCACCGAGAACACGGGGAGGAACTGA